GTCCATCAGCCGGCAGAAGATCACCGCCACTCCAGTGCTTATGGTGGTGGCCAGGATCCCGGCTCCCACCGTGGCCGCCGGATCCACACTGCCGTACTGGCTGCGGTAGGCGATCACATTTACCGGGATCAGCTGCAGGGAAGAAATATTTATAATAAGGAACGTACACATTTCGTTGCCGGCCACGCCCCGCTTTCGCGCTGGTCCCGGCAGGCGTCCGGCCCGGCGGTCCTCCTCCAGGCGGGCCAGTTCCTCCATGGCCTTTAGCCCGGCAGGGGTGGCGGCCCAGCCAAGGCCCAGGAAATTGGCGATCAGATTGGTAAGGATGTGGGGCTCGGAGGGATGGCCCGCGGGAAGCCCGGGGAAGAGGAACCGGATCACCGGCCGCAGCCGGGCAGAGAGGGCGTCCATGATCCCCGCCTTTTGGGCGATCTCCATTAGTCCCACCCAGAGGGCCATGACCCCCATCATGGTGACGCACAGGGTGATGGCTTCTTTGGAGGAGTCGATGGCGGCGTTGGTGATCTGGGGAATGCGGCCGGTGAACGCCGCGAAGAGGATGCCGGCAAGGATCATACCGGCCCAGAGAAAGTTCAGCATAAGAAGGCTCCGGGGATTTTTGTAAATTATATGCCAAAAAGCCGGGGGAAATGAAGGCATTATTCTTTCAGCATCCGCCGTACCGTGAAGAGCATGGTGAGAAAGCAGGCGCTCCCGCCGATGAAGTTGGACACCGGCTCTGCCAGGAAGACGCCGCTGGTGCCAAGGCCGGCTACCGTGGGGAGCCACAGAGTCAGCGGGATGACGATGACGGCCTTTCGCAGAAGGGAGAAGAACACCGCCTGCCGGGAGCAGCCCAGGGCCACGAAGGTGGACTGGCCGGCAAACTGCAGGGCCATCATGAAAATGCCGAAGAAATAAATGTGCATGGCGGGTAC
This window of the Massilistercora timonensis genome carries:
- a CDS encoding nucleoside recognition protein; this translates as MLNFLWAGMILAGILFAAFTGRIPQITNAAIDSSKEAITLCVTMMGVMALWVGLMEIAQKAGIMDALSARLRPVIRFLFPGLPAGHPSEPHILTNLIANFLGLGWAATPAGLKAMEELARLEEDRRAGRLPGPARKRGVAGNEMCTFLIINISSLQLIPVNVIAYRSQYGSVDPAATVGAGILATTISTGVAVIFCRLMDRRRTRNS